A region from the Musa acuminata AAA Group cultivar baxijiao chromosome BXJ1-10, Cavendish_Baxijiao_AAA, whole genome shotgun sequence genome encodes:
- the LOC103999637 gene encoding uracil phosphoribosyltransferase isoform X1, protein MHLLFRFDRFVVRSLATISLSVSRLNSCYGGPIVCRSMAGIATTPLRFLAVTPRISATLSRRRIATTPRFFSLPSATTTPPPLKMSTRRLPLGCSAARPDTATEEKPVSDERMLVFVPPHPLIKHWISVLRNEQTPCAIFKSAMAELGRLLIYEASRDWLPTISGEIQSPMGVATVEFIDPREPVMIVPILRAGLALAEHAPSVLPASVTYHLGMHRDETTLEPSVYLNNLPDKFPEGSRILIVDPMLATGGTIVAAIDLLKDRGVDNKQIKIISAVVAPPALQKLSKKFPGLHVYAGMIDSVVNEKGFIIPGLGDAGDRSFGT, encoded by the exons ATGCATCTCCTTTTCCGTTTCGATCGGTTTGTCGTGCGCTCGCTTGCCACTATCTCCCTATCTGTCTCTCGACTCAATAGCTGCTACGGTGGACCAATCGTTTGTCGATCCATGGCCGGAATCGCAACCACTCCGCTACGGTTCCTGGCCGTTACCCCGCGTATCTCGGCGACACTCTCACGCCGGCGTATCGCAACGACTCCGCGCTTCTTCTCCCTTCCTTCCGCTACTACGACACCCCCTCCGCTCAAG ATGTCGACCCGGAGGCTCCCGTTGGGCTGCTCCGCCGCGAGACCCGACACGGCGACGGAGGAGAAGCCCGTCTCCGATGAAAGGATGCTG GTCTTTGTTCCGCCGCACCCGTTGATCAAGCACTGGATCTCTGTCCTCAGGAACGAGCAGACGCCTTGCGCCATCTTCA AGAGCGCCATGGCAGAACTTGGGAGATTGCTCATATATGAAGCATCCAGAGACTGGTTG CCTACTATCAGCGGGGAGATACAGTCACCAATGGGTGTTGCTACTGTTGAGTTTATCGATCCACGTGAACCTGTGATG ATTGTACCTATCTTGAGAGCTGGTCTTGCTCTAGCAGAGCATGCCCCCTCAGTTTTGCCAGCATCAGTAACGTACCACCTTG GCATGCACAGGGATGAGACCACTCTAGAACCATCAGTATATCTCAACAA CTTACCGGATAAGTTCCCTGAGGGGTCACGAATACTTATAGTGGATCCTATGCTCGCAACAG GTGGTACAATAGTTGCAGCCATCGACTTGTTGAAAGATCGTGGAGTTGACAACAAGCAAATAAAAATC ATATCTGCTGTTGTTGCACCTCCAGCACTGCAGAAACTTAGCAAGAAATTTCCAGG GCTTCATGTATATGCTGGAATGATAGATTCAGTTGTAAATGAGAAAGG GTTCATTATCCCTGGATTGGGAGATGCCGGTGACCGCAGCTTTGGTACCTGA
- the LOC103999637 gene encoding uracil phosphoribosyltransferase isoform X2: MHLLFRFDRFVVRSLATISLSVSRLNSCYGGPIVCRSMAGIATTPLRFLAVTPRISATLSRRRIATTPRFFSLPSATTTPPPLKMSTRRLPLGCSAARPDTATEEKPVSDERMLVFVPPHPLIKHWISVLRNEQTPCAIFKSAMAELGRLLIYEASRDWLIVPILRAGLALAEHAPSVLPASVTYHLGMHRDETTLEPSVYLNNLPDKFPEGSRILIVDPMLATGGTIVAAIDLLKDRGVDNKQIKIISAVVAPPALQKLSKKFPGLHVYAGMIDSVVNEKGFIIPGLGDAGDRSFGT, translated from the exons ATGCATCTCCTTTTCCGTTTCGATCGGTTTGTCGTGCGCTCGCTTGCCACTATCTCCCTATCTGTCTCTCGACTCAATAGCTGCTACGGTGGACCAATCGTTTGTCGATCCATGGCCGGAATCGCAACCACTCCGCTACGGTTCCTGGCCGTTACCCCGCGTATCTCGGCGACACTCTCACGCCGGCGTATCGCAACGACTCCGCGCTTCTTCTCCCTTCCTTCCGCTACTACGACACCCCCTCCGCTCAAG ATGTCGACCCGGAGGCTCCCGTTGGGCTGCTCCGCCGCGAGACCCGACACGGCGACGGAGGAGAAGCCCGTCTCCGATGAAAGGATGCTG GTCTTTGTTCCGCCGCACCCGTTGATCAAGCACTGGATCTCTGTCCTCAGGAACGAGCAGACGCCTTGCGCCATCTTCA AGAGCGCCATGGCAGAACTTGGGAGATTGCTCATATATGAAGCATCCAGAGACTGGTTG ATTGTACCTATCTTGAGAGCTGGTCTTGCTCTAGCAGAGCATGCCCCCTCAGTTTTGCCAGCATCAGTAACGTACCACCTTG GCATGCACAGGGATGAGACCACTCTAGAACCATCAGTATATCTCAACAA CTTACCGGATAAGTTCCCTGAGGGGTCACGAATACTTATAGTGGATCCTATGCTCGCAACAG GTGGTACAATAGTTGCAGCCATCGACTTGTTGAAAGATCGTGGAGTTGACAACAAGCAAATAAAAATC ATATCTGCTGTTGTTGCACCTCCAGCACTGCAGAAACTTAGCAAGAAATTTCCAGG GCTTCATGTATATGCTGGAATGATAGATTCAGTTGTAAATGAGAAAGG GTTCATTATCCCTGGATTGGGAGATGCCGGTGACCGCAGCTTTGGTACCTGA
- the LOC135595218 gene encoding tropinone reductase homolog At5g06060-like produces the protein MADGENAAGRWSLLGATALVTGGTKGIGHGIVEELARLGAAVHTCSRNEADLNKCLQKWEAEGFKVTGSICDVSSPDEREKLMEKVRSTFDGRLNILVCNAGTGILKPATLQTPEDYRYVMSINLDSAFHLSQLAYPHLKASGRASIVFISSVVGFMAVDYLSVYGASKGALNQLTRSLACEWAGDNIRTNCVAPGTIRTPLTEQGLQNDDFVTKETHRIPLGRVGEPEEVAALVGFLCLPASRYINGQVICADGGRTVNGNI, from the exons ATGGCGGACGGGGAGAACGCAGCGGGTAGATGGTCTCTTCTCGGAGCAACAGCCTTGGTCACCGGCGGCACCAAAGGAATCGG GCATGGCATAGTGGAAGAATTAGCGAGGCTCGGAGCAGCCGTCCATACCTGCTCTCGGAATGAAGCCGACCTCAACAAATGCTTGCAGAAATGGGAGGCGGAGGGGTTCAAGGTCACGGGATCCATCTGCGATGTCTCATCTCCAGATGAGAGAGAGAAGCTCATGGAGAAAGTTAGGTCCACCTTCGACGGAAGGCTCAATATATTG GTCTGCAACGCTGGAACAGGCATCCTGAAGCCGGCTACTCTTCAGACCCCGGAGGACTACAGATACGTGATGAGCATCAACTTGGATTCTGCTTTCCATCTGAGCCAGCTCGCCTACCCTCATCTCAAGGCTTCAGGAAGAGCCAGCATCGTGTTCATCTCTTCTGTCGTAGGCTTCATGGCCGTGGACTATTTGTCCGTTTACGGAGCCTCCAAAG GAGCACTGAACCAGCTCACCAGGAGCCTTGCCTGTGAGTGGGCAGGGGACAACATCCGAACAAACTGTGTTGCGCCTGGAACCATCAGAACCCCACTCACCGAACAA GGACTTCAGAACGATGATTTCGTGACGAAGGAGACGCATCGGATCCCGCTCGGGCGTGTGGGAGAGCCAGAGGAGGTAGCTGCTCTGGTGGGCTTCCTGTGCCTCCCTGCTTCCCGCTACATCAATGGCCAAGTTATTTGTGCTGACGGCGGCCGAACTGTGAACGGCAACATATGA
- the LOC135594882 gene encoding ribulose bisphosphate carboxylase/oxygenase activase, chloroplastic-like, translated as MAAAVSTVGAVNRVPLSLHGSSSGASVPSSAFFGSALKKANSGLSHGRVSTASFKVLAADLDESKQTSSDRWAGLASDVSDDQQDITRGKGLVDTLFQAPMGDGTHIPVMSSYEYISQGLRQYNFDNTMDGYYIAPAFMDKLVVHIAKNFMNLPNIKVPLILGIWGGKGQGKSFQCELVFAKMGINPIVMSAGELESGNAGEPAKLIRQRYREAADIIKKGKMCCLFINDLDAGAGRLGGTTQYTVNNQMVNATLMNIADNPTNVQLPGMYNKQENARVPIIVTGNDFSTLYAPLIRDGRMEKFYWAPTREDRIGVCLGIFRTDNVPMEDIVKLVDAFPGQSIDFFGALRARVYDDEVRKWVAEIGVEKVGKKLVNSLEGPPTFEQPKMTLDKLTEYGNMLVREQENVKRVQLADKYLSEAALGDANADAIKTGSFYG; from the exons ATGGCCGCCGCCGTCTCCACCGTTGGGGCTGTCAACCGAGTGCCG TTAAGCCTGCATGGGTCAAGCTCAGGTGCTTCTGTCCCCAGCTCGGCTTTCTTCGGGAGCGCTCTGAAGAAAGCAAACTCCGGCCTGAGCCATGGACGGGTCTCGACTGCTAGCTTCAAGGTCTTGGCTGCCGATCTCGACGAGTCGAAGCAGACGAGCAGCGACAGATGGGCAGGCCTCGCGTCCGATGTATCCGATGACCAGCAGGATATCACAAGAGGGAAGGGGCTGGTCGACACTCTCTTCCAAGCTCCCATGGGCGACGGAACCCACATCCCCGTTATGAGCTCTTACGAGTACATCAGCCAGGGTCTCCGCCA GTACAACTTCGACAACACCATGGACGGATACTACATCGCACCAGCTTTCATGGACAAGCTTGTCGTGCACATCGCCAAGAACTTCATGAACTTGCCTAACATCAAG GTTCCGCTCATTTTGGGTATATGGGGTGGCAAAGGTCAGGGGAAATCGTTCCAGTGCGAGCTCGTCTTTGCCAAGATGGGGATCAA TCCTATCGTGATGAGTGCCGGAGAACTGGAGAGTGGGAACGCGGGAGAGCCGGCAAAGTTGATCAGGCAACGGTATCGAGAGGCGGCAGACATCATCAAGAAGGGAAAGATGTGCTGCCTCTTCATCAACGATCTCGACGCAGGTGCCGGGAGGCTGGGCGGCACCACCCAGTACACCGTCAACAACCAGATGGTGAACGCCACCCTGATGAACATCGCCGACAACCCGACCAACGTGCAGCTCCCGGGGATGTACAACAAGCAGGAGAACGCCCGCGTCCCGATCATAGTCACCGGCAATGACTTCTCCACGCTGTATGCTCCTCTCATTCGCGACGGTCGCATGGAGAAGTTCTACTGGGCACCGACCAGGGAGGACCGGATCGGTGTCTGCTTAGGTATCTTCAGGACCGACAACGTCCCCATGGAGGACATCGTCAAGCTCGTTGATGCCTTCCCAGGCCAGTCGATCG ATTTCTTCGGTGCCCTCAGAGCCAGGGTCTACGATGACGAGGTGAGGAAATGGGTGGCGGAGATTGGAGTCGAGAAGGTGGGTAAGAAGCTCGTCAATTCGCTCGAAGGGCCGCCGACGTTTGAGCAACCCAAGATGACGCTCGACAAGCTGACGGAGTATGGGAACATGCTGGTGAGGGAGCAGGAGAACGTGAAGAGGGTGCAGTTGGCGGACAAGTACTTGAGCGAGGCTGCACTCGGCGACGCCAATGCGGATGCCATCAAAACTGGATCCTTCTATGGTTAA
- the LOC135595217 gene encoding noroxomaritidine/norcraugsodine reductase-like, whose amino-acid sequence MAGVQNGNCSSFADRWSLVGATALVTGGTKGIGFCIVEELAGFGAAVHTCSRNEAELNKCLQEWKKKNFKVTGTVCDVSSPADRERLIEEVKTVFDGKLNILVNNAGTGYPKPVTQCTPGDYKFMTTTNVESAFAMCQLAHPLLKASGRGSIVFNSSISGIMALEFLSIYGITKGALNQLARSLACEWAKDNIRVNSVAPGAVDTPLMKPAFENKEFVTRESHNVPLGRLGVPEDVAPVVAFLCLPAASYITGQVVVIDGGRTVNGYY is encoded by the exons ATGGCGGGTGTGCAGAACGGCAATTGCAGCAGCTTCGCCGACAGATGGTCTCTGGTTGGAGCCACGGCTTTGGTCACCGGAGGCACAAAAGGAATCGG gTTCTGCATAGTCGAGGAATTGGCTGGATTTGGGGCAGCCGTGCACACCTGCTCCAGGAACGAAGCGGAGCTGAACAAGTGCTTGCaggaatggaagaagaagaattttAAGGTCACGGGCACCGTCTGCGACGTCTCCTCTCCGGCCGACAGAGAGAGGTTGATCGAGGAGGTGAAGACCGTCTTCGATGGCAAGCTGAACATCCTC GTTAATAATGCGGGAACGGGGTATCCGAAGCCGGTCACGCAGTGCACGCCCGGAGACTACAAGTTCATGACCACCACCAACGTGGAGTCAGCCTTCGCTATGTGCCAATTGGCTCACCCGCTCCTCAAGGCGTCGGGAAGAGGCAGCATCGTGTTCAATTCCTCCATCTCCGGCATCATGGCTTTGGAGTTTCTATCCATCTATGGGATCACCAAAG GAGCACTGAACCAGCTCGCCAGGAGCCTCGCGTGTGAGTGGGCCAAGGACAACATCCGCGTCAACAGCGTCGCCCCCGGTGCCGTCGACACCCCGCTCATGAAGCCC GCGTTCGAGAACAAGGAGTTCGTGACAAGGGAGTCGCACAACGTGCCGCTCGGTCGCCTTGGCGTGCCGGAGGACGTGGCACCGGTGGTGGCCTTCCTCTGCCTCCCCGCCGCTTCCTACATCACCGGCCAAGTCGTCGTCATCGATGGAGGTCGCACTGTGAATGGTTACTACTAG